In Solanum pennellii chromosome 3, SPENNV200, a single window of DNA contains:
- the LOC107013034 gene encoding transcription factor WER-like has protein sequence MFPQQRLKSVELVVNLFTIMPRVQLHQQQSTNMKKGAWSPEEDQKLKSYIMKFGIWNWSHMPKFAGLSRTGKSCRLRWMNYLRPDVKRGPFTMEEVEIVIKSYQELGNRWSAIAKRLPGRTDNEIKNFFHTHLKKQLGLKNVGSMKRTKRVVMKKDKDENEMTNIYADKSSTNVCNFSSERINANIITWEENEMRDIVSSNNIVVDDMEIKEPVILESNPEIEKNSNVGCHLCQFEYPHPCTLSGLDFFHQFDVLWDAQHLAIF, from the exons ATGTTTCCACAACAAAGGTTAAAATCTGTAGAATTAGTAGTGAACTTGTTTACAATCATGCCAAGAGTACAACTCCATCAGCAGCAAAGTACAAACATGAAGAAGGGGGCATGGTCTCCAGAGGAAGACCAAAAATTGAAATCTTATATCATGAAATTTGGCATTTGGAATTGGAGCCATATGCCTAAATTTGCAG GGCTTTCAAGAACGGGGAAAAGTTGTAGACTAAGATGGATGAATTATCTCCGTCCTGATGTTAAGAGAGGACCCTTTACAATGGAAGAAGTCGAAATCGTCATCAAAAGTTATCAAGAACTAGGAAATAG ATGGTCAGCTATTGCAAAAAGATTACCAGGAAGAACAGATaacgaaataaaaaatttcttccACACACACTTAAAAAAGCAATTGGGATTGAAAAATGTTGGCTCGATGAAAAGGACTAAAAGAGTAGTAATGAAGAAAGACAAAGATGAAAATGAGATGACGAATATTTATGCGGATAAATCATCAACTAATGTTTGTAATTTTTCATCGGAGAGGATTAATGCGAATATTATTACATGGGAAGAAAATGAAATGAGAGATATTGTTAGTTCTAATAATATAGTTGTGGATGACATGGAAATTAAGGAGCCTGTTATATTGGAGAGCAACccagaaattgaaaaaaatagtaatgTTGGTTGCCATCTTTGCCAGTTTGAGTATCCTCACCCTTGTACTCTTTCTGGTTTAGACTTTTTTCATCAGTTTGATGTACTCTGGGATGCTCAACATCTTGCTATTTTTTGA